A part of Larkinella insperata genomic DNA contains:
- a CDS encoding aminotransferase class I/II-fold pyridoxal phosphate-dependent enzyme, which produces MDLFEKLRTNLGPIGSSSRELKAHHYFAFPKLEGELGPHMTFRGKQMLNWSLNNYLGLANHPEVRKIDAEAAAEWGLAYPMGARMMSGNSDLHEELERQLAEFVGKEDAFLLNYGYQGVMSAIEAVVDYRDVIVYDAECHACLIDGIRLHKAKMGEYYKFNHNDIDSLEKNLQRATKKAAEKGGGILVITEGVFGMSGKVGNLKDIVALKEKYDFKLLVDDAHGFGTMGDTGAGVGEMQGCQDGIDLYFSTFAKSMAAIGAFIAGDQDIIMYLKYNMRSQTYAKALPMPYVIGAMKRLELIKKHPELREKLWQNVRALQDGLRARGLNIGDTTSPVTPVLLQSEGGVPEATAMVRDLRENKGIFCSIVVYPVVPKGVIMLRIIPTAAHSLEDVEYTLNAFSEVADKLYQGYYRESALNGLGEGALVPSEVAKTVAE; this is translated from the coding sequence GTGGATTTATTTGAGAAATTACGCACCAACCTCGGACCCATCGGTTCGTCATCGCGGGAACTGAAAGCTCACCATTATTTCGCATTTCCGAAGCTGGAAGGCGAATTAGGGCCGCACATGACTTTTCGGGGAAAGCAGATGCTCAACTGGAGTTTAAATAATTATCTGGGGCTGGCCAACCATCCCGAAGTCCGGAAAATTGACGCGGAAGCCGCTGCTGAATGGGGGCTGGCGTACCCGATGGGGGCCCGGATGATGTCGGGTAATTCAGATTTACACGAAGAATTGGAGCGGCAACTGGCCGAGTTCGTTGGCAAAGAAGATGCCTTCCTGCTTAATTACGGGTACCAGGGCGTGATGTCAGCCATTGAGGCAGTGGTTGATTACCGCGATGTAATTGTGTACGATGCCGAATGCCACGCCTGTCTGATCGACGGTATTCGTTTGCACAAAGCCAAAATGGGCGAATACTACAAGTTTAACCACAACGACATCGATAGCCTGGAAAAAAATCTACAACGGGCGACCAAAAAAGCCGCTGAGAAAGGGGGCGGTATTCTGGTCATTACCGAAGGGGTGTTCGGGATGTCGGGTAAAGTCGGGAACCTGAAGGACATCGTCGCGCTGAAGGAGAAATACGACTTTAAATTGCTGGTTGACGACGCGCACGGTTTCGGAACTATGGGCGACACGGGAGCTGGTGTGGGTGAAATGCAGGGCTGTCAGGATGGAATTGATCTGTACTTCTCGACGTTCGCCAAGTCGATGGCCGCGATTGGGGCCTTCATCGCCGGGGATCAAGACATCATCATGTACCTGAAATACAACATGCGGTCACAAACATACGCCAAAGCGTTGCCGATGCCGTATGTGATCGGTGCCATGAAGCGGCTCGAACTGATCAAAAAGCACCCGGAATTGCGCGAAAAATTGTGGCAAAACGTTCGGGCTTTGCAGGACGGTCTGCGGGCACGCGGGCTGAATATTGGCGATACGACTTCACCCGTCACCCCGGTATTGTTACAAAGTGAGGGAGGGGTTCCGGAAGCTACAGCCATGGTTCGTGACCTGCGTGAGAACAAGGGAATCTTCTGTTCAATCGTGGTGTATCCGGTGGTTCCTAAGGGGGTCATTATGCTGCGGATCATCCCGACGGCCGCCCACTCACTCGAGGATGTGGAATACACCCTGAACGCCTTTAGTGAGGTGGCCGATAAGCTGTATCAGGGCTATTACCGGGAAAGTGCCCTGAATGGGCTCGGAGAAGGGGCTTTAGTACCCTCAGAAGTGGCAAAAACGGTCGCTGAATAA
- a CDS encoding histone H1 translates to MARFDEIKDLVLSLEGDFEKFYEKGNQAAGTRVRKGMQDLKTLAQNIRAEVQDQKNAKES, encoded by the coding sequence ATGGCACGCTTTGATGAAATAAAAGATCTGGTCTTGTCTTTGGAGGGCGATTTTGAAAAATTTTACGAAAAAGGCAATCAGGCTGCCGGTACTCGCGTACGGAAAGGCATGCAGGATCTGAAGACATTAGCCCAGAATATTCGCGCTGAAGTTCAAGATCAGAAAAATGCAAAAGAGTCGTAA
- a CDS encoding MaoC family dehydratase: MTPFELNAVHRHPFRFSQSDVEAFARVTGDDNPLHLNPEFASQTPFKRPIIHGMLGASVFTKVLGTEFPGHGSVYLKQTLDFLRPMFVDTDYEAVFTVISTNPDKHTAEVSTEIKDGQTGKVTTRGVATLMYKKG, from the coding sequence ATGACACCTTTTGAATTAAACGCCGTACACCGGCATCCGTTCCGGTTTTCCCAATCCGACGTGGAAGCTTTCGCCCGCGTAACCGGCGACGACAATCCGCTGCACCTCAATCCGGAGTTTGCCAGCCAGACCCCGTTCAAACGACCCATTATTCACGGCATGCTCGGGGCTAGTGTTTTCACGAAAGTGCTGGGCACGGAGTTTCCAGGACACGGTTCGGTATACCTGAAGCAGACGCTGGATTTTCTGCGCCCGATGTTTGTCGATACCGATTACGAAGCCGTTTTCACCGTCATTTCCACCAACCCCGACAAGCACACGGCCGAGGTTTCCACCGAAATCAAAGATGGGCAGACCGGCAAGGTCACCACGCGCGGGGTAGCAACGCTGATGTATAAAAAAGGATGA
- a CDS encoding YybH family protein, protein MKKLHGLLLFLLTLTVAQAQTATERKTILGILDRQTTDWNAGNTEAFMNGYWKSDSLTFVGKVGVTYGYGATLSNYKRRYPDRASMGTLKFTILKLEFPARDVAYVIGKFHLTRPQVGDAEGHFTLLWRKIKGQWVIVSDHSS, encoded by the coding sequence ATGAAAAAACTGCACGGCCTGCTCCTTTTTTTGTTGACCCTCACCGTTGCGCAGGCGCAAACCGCTACCGAACGAAAAACCATTCTGGGCATCCTCGACCGCCAGACTACCGACTGGAATGCTGGTAATACGGAGGCTTTTATGAACGGGTACTGGAAGTCGGACTCGCTGACGTTCGTGGGCAAGGTCGGTGTAACCTACGGGTATGGCGCTACCCTGAGCAACTACAAACGCCGGTATCCCGACCGGGCGTCGATGGGAACGCTGAAGTTTACTATCCTCAAACTGGAATTTCCGGCCCGGGATGTGGCCTACGTCATCGGGAAATTTCACCTGACCCGCCCCCAGGTTGGCGATGCGGAAGGGCATTTTACCTTACTTTGGCGAAAAATTAAAGGCCAGTGGGTGATTGTGAGCGATCATTCCAGCTAG
- a CDS encoding diacylglycerol/lipid kinase family protein, whose amino-acid sequence MAQTTLLAIVNPLSGTASVSQKQQWIDFLRKKAADAGFSPEAVFTTHPGHATELAREAVQQGIRRLVIIGGDGTMNETARALLHTPTALGIVPVGSGNGLARHLNLPLNPRKAIERAIDGRPVVIDSGRINDHAFFCTTGMGFDAYVAQEFARQPVRGLATYIRTAYRAFWNYQPGSYEIGQQQYPLFSLTVANAGQFGNNAWIAPKANVADGLLDVCLLKPFPRTAAGGLAWRLFNKTLDQSGYLTVRPTRSVVIKGEGPLLVHIDGEPLQLTTDTATIQAVPSSLLVVA is encoded by the coding sequence GTGGCTCAAACGACTTTGCTGGCAATTGTCAACCCACTATCGGGCACGGCTTCGGTGTCCCAGAAGCAGCAATGGATCGACTTTCTCCGGAAAAAAGCCGCTGATGCCGGATTCAGCCCTGAAGCGGTATTTACCACCCACCCCGGTCACGCGACGGAACTGGCCCGGGAAGCCGTTCAGCAAGGAATCCGCCGGCTGGTGATCATTGGGGGAGACGGCACGATGAACGAAACCGCCCGCGCCCTCCTGCACACGCCAACCGCTTTAGGGATTGTTCCCGTCGGGTCGGGCAATGGCCTGGCGCGGCACCTGAATTTACCGCTCAACCCCCGGAAAGCCATCGAACGGGCCATTGACGGCCGCCCCGTTGTCATCGACAGCGGCCGAATCAATGACCACGCGTTCTTTTGTACGACCGGCATGGGCTTCGATGCGTACGTGGCTCAGGAGTTTGCCCGGCAACCCGTTCGGGGGCTGGCTACCTACATCCGGACGGCCTACCGGGCTTTCTGGAACTATCAGCCAGGCTCGTACGAAATCGGGCAGCAGCAGTATCCTTTGTTCTCCCTGACGGTTGCCAATGCGGGTCAGTTTGGGAACAACGCCTGGATTGCTCCGAAAGCTAATGTGGCGGATGGGCTGCTGGATGTTTGCCTGCTCAAACCGTTTCCGCGAACGGCGGCCGGAGGGCTGGCGTGGCGGCTTTTCAACAAAACGCTCGATCAGTCGGGGTACCTGACGGTGCGGCCGACGCGTTCGGTGGTAATAAAAGGCGAAGGGCCGCTATTGGTTCACATCGATGGTGAGCCGTTGCAGTTGACTACCGATACGGCAACCATACAGGCCGTACCGTCGAGTTTACTGGTCGTTGCATGA
- a CDS encoding PQQ-dependent sugar dehydrogenase, producing MGRFVSVFFFFSLVITQSWSQIMTGPQGERFRVRIVKDRLSDPWEVTYGPDRFLWITEAKGYRVGRINPVTGTQTVLIDLGRNRNFPRYDQVPDSIDGGKPWPQGGLMGLALHPQLLTGKPYVYLAYVHTHEAADQPGSGRAPNYGGHFFRARLVRYEYNSRGQSLRNPRVLCDTIAASNDHNSGRLLIAPVDGHPYLFYSVGDLGAGQFENAGRPNHAQDIAVYEGKILRFNLEPDQDARPDDQWIPNDNPFNSNGQNAVWSYGHRNVQGLAYATVGGRGTFYAAEHGPFSDDEINIIEKGGNYGHPLVIGYADGNYNGLAAGVSDHDSLPGIWHTTYPTIGSESENRRRIGAAYRDPIKSMYPLSAQFLQNLFAKTRANAKDKPDWPAEAPSSLTVYTSSAIPNWQNSLLLTTLKTGRLVRLALDSAGTRIKGDTLGYFKLPIRYRDLAVSADGRKLYLAVDSSITTSGPSQEDPKSTSYRGCILEFTYLPDGQSAEGSRSQATPPPGRSRRKREQGG from the coding sequence ATGGGCAGATTTGTTAGCGTGTTTTTCTTTTTTAGTTTGGTAATTACCCAATCCTGGAGCCAGATCATGACGGGGCCCCAGGGAGAGCGATTCCGGGTTCGGATTGTCAAAGACCGTTTGAGCGACCCCTGGGAGGTTACCTACGGCCCCGACCGGTTTCTGTGGATAACGGAAGCGAAAGGATACCGGGTTGGCCGAATCAACCCCGTAACCGGCACCCAGACCGTACTGATCGATCTGGGCCGGAACCGCAACTTTCCCCGTTACGATCAGGTTCCTGACTCCATCGACGGCGGAAAACCCTGGCCCCAGGGCGGGCTTATGGGCCTGGCGCTGCATCCCCAGTTACTCACCGGAAAACCGTATGTGTATCTGGCTTATGTGCACACCCACGAAGCGGCCGACCAGCCGGGCAGCGGTCGGGCGCCTAATTACGGCGGGCATTTTTTCCGGGCCCGACTGGTCCGTTACGAATACAATAGCAGGGGTCAGTCGCTCAGGAACCCCCGGGTACTGTGTGATACCATTGCGGCCAGCAATGACCACAATTCCGGTCGGTTGCTCATTGCGCCGGTTGACGGCCATCCTTATTTGTTTTACTCGGTGGGCGACTTGGGGGCTGGGCAGTTTGAAAATGCCGGGCGGCCAAACCACGCTCAGGATATAGCGGTGTACGAAGGGAAAATTCTCCGGTTTAACTTGGAACCCGATCAGGACGCCCGGCCCGATGATCAGTGGATCCCCAACGACAATCCCTTCAATTCGAACGGGCAGAATGCCGTTTGGAGTTACGGGCACCGAAACGTTCAGGGGCTGGCGTACGCGACGGTAGGCGGAAGGGGGACGTTTTACGCGGCCGAGCATGGCCCGTTTTCCGACGATGAAATCAACATCATTGAGAAAGGCGGCAACTACGGTCACCCGCTCGTCATTGGGTATGCCGATGGCAATTATAACGGACTGGCTGCCGGGGTGAGTGATCACGACAGTTTACCCGGTATCTGGCACACGACGTATCCCACCATTGGCAGCGAAAGCGAAAACCGTCGGCGCATCGGGGCGGCCTACCGTGATCCGATCAAAAGCATGTATCCGCTTTCGGCCCAGTTTCTGCAGAACCTGTTTGCCAAAACGCGGGCTAACGCCAAGGATAAACCCGACTGGCCGGCCGAAGCGCCCAGCAGCCTGACCGTCTATACGTCTTCGGCCATTCCAAACTGGCAAAATTCGCTGTTGCTGACGACGCTCAAAACGGGCCGTCTGGTTCGGCTGGCGCTGGATTCTGCCGGTACTCGTATTAAAGGCGACACGCTCGGTTACTTTAAACTACCCATTCGCTACCGGGACCTGGCAGTGTCGGCCGATGGGCGGAAGCTGTACCTGGCCGTAGATAGTTCCATTACGACATCCGGGCCTTCGCAGGAAGATCCCAAATCAACGTCGTACCGGGGCTGCATCCTGGAGTTTACCTACCTGCCGGACGGACAATCGGCGGAAGGGAGCCGGTCTCAGGCGACCCCGCCACCCGGGCGATCCCGGCGCAAGCGGGAGCAAGGTGGCTGA
- a CDS encoding YegP family protein, translating to MSHKNHTDMHFIIETNPQSENQYQFRLMRNEQETVMTSESFKSKLDCLTAISAVRRAGSDASNYPLWDLVGNIRFNLFYGDNRLLIGTIRYKSVEDRDRALQEVVDQVAKAPARDQAPLTALAA from the coding sequence ATGAGTCATAAGAATCATACAGATATGCATTTCATCATCGAAACTAACCCGCAGTCTGAAAACCAATATCAGTTCCGCCTGATGAGAAATGAGCAGGAAACGGTTATGACCAGCGAGTCGTTCAAGAGCAAGCTTGACTGTCTGACGGCCATCAGCGCCGTCCGTCGTGCCGGAAGTGATGCATCCAACTATCCCTTGTGGGATCTGGTCGGTAACATCCGTTTCAACCTGTTTTATGGCGATAATCGCCTGTTGATTGGCACCATCCGGTATAAATCTGTCGAGGATCGCGACCGGGCCTTGCAGGAAGTAGTGGATCAGGTTGCCAAAGCTCCGGCCCGTGATCAGGCTCCGCTAACGGCGCTGGCCGCTTAA
- a CDS encoding dihydrodipicolinate synthase family protein, whose product MKAEKPISRRTLLECLTRTSLGIAVGAAPFQRQTLYAGNGRTQPDQRLVEPSQSDEKKFVPVMITPFDSHLKIDFDRLSMLIDFYLKAGAKGFFANCLSSEMYLLTNQERIDLTRHVVKHVGRKAAVVSTGSFGDTLEEKADFAKKIYDTGARGVILISSHFALANESDAVLEKNFERFLSLTNDIKVGTYECPVPYKRLLAPDVFRSLVSDKRLIYHKDTSEDIKNIEAKLALARGTQLEFYNAHTATAAESLQKGAKGMSPISGNFYPEIHSWLCQYANDPAKSAEVNWIQAEITRTEPIISKYYPLSSKYFLKKRGLPLELVCRAKAKSIPPEHLAVLDKTYDVFLGWCDRLGIKAVNGPQ is encoded by the coding sequence ATGAAAGCAGAAAAACCCATTTCCCGACGGACGTTGCTGGAGTGCCTAACACGCACCTCCCTGGGTATTGCCGTGGGAGCCGCCCCCTTCCAACGACAGACACTGTATGCCGGGAACGGCCGGACGCAGCCGGATCAAAGACTCGTTGAGCCTTCCCAATCGGATGAAAAAAAGTTTGTTCCGGTGATGATCACGCCGTTCGATTCCCATTTGAAAATCGATTTCGATCGCCTTTCGATGCTGATCGACTTCTACCTCAAAGCCGGAGCCAAAGGCTTCTTTGCCAATTGCCTCAGCAGTGAAATGTACCTCCTGACCAATCAGGAGCGGATTGACCTGACCCGGCATGTGGTGAAACACGTTGGCCGAAAAGCGGCAGTGGTCTCAACGGGCTCTTTCGGGGATACGCTCGAGGAGAAAGCAGATTTTGCCAAAAAGATTTACGATACCGGTGCGCGTGGCGTTATTCTTATTTCCAGTCATTTTGCCCTCGCCAACGAAAGCGATGCCGTTTTGGAGAAAAATTTTGAAAGGTTTCTTTCCCTGACGAACGATATCAAAGTAGGAACGTACGAATGTCCGGTCCCTTATAAACGGTTGCTGGCGCCGGATGTCTTCAGATCGCTCGTTTCCGATAAGCGTTTAATTTATCACAAGGACACTTCAGAGGACATTAAAAATATAGAAGCCAAACTAGCCCTAGCGCGCGGAACTCAACTGGAATTTTACAACGCCCACACGGCTACAGCGGCCGAATCGCTGCAAAAAGGCGCCAAAGGCATGTCGCCAATCTCCGGAAATTTTTACCCCGAAATTCATAGCTGGCTTTGCCAGTATGCCAACGACCCGGCAAAGTCGGCGGAGGTTAACTGGATCCAGGCCGAAATTACCCGAACTGAACCCATCATCTCCAAGTATTACCCGCTTAGTTCCAAGTATTTTCTGAAAAAGCGGGGTCTTCCGCTGGAACTGGTGTGTCGGGCGAAAGCAAAGTCGATACCACCGGAACACCTGGCGGTCCTGGACAAAACGTACGACGTCTTCCTCGGCTGGTGCGACCGGCTGGGAATCAAAGCGGTGAACGGTCCGCAATAG
- a CDS encoding SusC/RagA family TonB-linked outer membrane protein: MNKKTLPKKRDHSTVRCSWYTLLAAVAVFSATTPAAVARKPETPERKTERPGAEWPAPVEVIKGKVTDEKGEGLPGVSIIVKGTQQGTTSNATGNFSINVPSANSVLVFSFVGYTAQEVQVGSQTSLNIRLLTESKALDEVVVTALGIRRETKSLGYSVTKVDGDNFTKTRETNFANSLNGKVAGVNISPAATGPAGSSRVTIRGNTSISGSNQPLYIINGLPMDNSQFGGPKGDNPDFGDNISSINPDDIEDITVLKGATAAALYGSRAKNGAILITTKSGKGNKGLGVEFNTNNTFEVPFFLWELQKEYGQGYGGVKPASQQDAANHGQNHWGSRYDGSETIQLDGVKRPYSYVKDQVLEDFYGVGHTSSNNISFSGGGDKGSFRLGITDMRNKGIIPNATMRRNNISLGLNQSISKNLNLSANVDYVNERVDNRYVFTGTSSNSAGTILYVNSNMPTSALSPGYTEDFKEKVLGTDLNATNPYYTLNRIKNRTDKDRFISTVNIRYNLFDWLFIQAKAGQDYYSFMANKLVPEGTGYRPNGQLDQIQQNFWERNFEGMIGFNKSLNKDFDLAVNLGGNLMAQHRYTTTIVGSGFAVPQLHVINNTVNRNTTTATFDKKINSVFATAELSYRNYLYLNLTGRNDWFSTLNPQSNNFFYPSAGVSFVFSQALSLPQAISFGKLRVAYAAVGGDTDPYLLNLTYGLLPYSYNGRSLGTINQFTVPNSRLRPLSVNEFEAGLDLRLFNNRLGFDIAAYNKLTTNDIAVESISSTTGYSGVSVNVGEIRNRGIELLTTVKPVTTSNFSWDVSFNLAYNKSQVLKISNTSNELILATSTKAFIKHVEGEEYSQIVGRTIKRNEQGQDIIDATGLPIVPANVVSFGSGIHKYTTGLINTFTYKSLTLSAQVDGKFGGKIYSETNYSLDHRGMSPKSLLGREAGAILPGVTESGEVNNVLVTADRVNNRAIIVRRRDALDDYIYDASFIKLRYVSLTYNLPKAVYERIGFLKGASVSLVGRNLAILLKHTPGLDPETNISAGNDQGIESTALPPTRSYGFNVNLKF, from the coding sequence ATGAACAAGAAAACCCTACCAAAGAAGAGGGACCACAGCACCGTTCGGTGCAGTTGGTATACCCTCTTGGCCGCCGTTGCCGTCTTTTCGGCCACTACCCCCGCGGCCGTCGCACGGAAGCCGGAAACCCCGGAACGCAAAACAGAAAGGCCGGGCGCGGAGTGGCCCGCGCCCGTTGAAGTTATCAAGGGAAAAGTAACCGATGAAAAAGGGGAGGGCTTGCCCGGGGTCAGTATTATAGTGAAAGGCACGCAGCAGGGAACAACCTCCAACGCAACGGGCAACTTCTCCATCAATGTCCCGTCGGCCAATTCGGTGCTTGTTTTTTCGTTTGTCGGTTATACGGCTCAGGAAGTGCAGGTGGGCAGCCAGACGTCCCTGAACATCAGACTGCTGACCGAAAGCAAAGCCCTGGACGAAGTGGTGGTTACCGCCCTAGGTATCCGCCGGGAAACCAAGTCGCTGGGCTATTCCGTGACCAAAGTCGACGGTGATAATTTCACCAAAACCCGGGAAACCAACTTCGCCAACTCCCTGAACGGAAAGGTGGCCGGGGTGAACATCAGCCCGGCGGCTACGGGGCCGGCCGGCTCCAGCCGGGTGACCATCCGCGGCAACACGTCCATCTCGGGCAGCAACCAGCCGCTGTACATCATCAACGGCCTTCCGATGGACAACAGCCAGTTCGGCGGGCCAAAAGGAGATAATCCGGATTTTGGCGACAACATCTCCAGCATTAATCCGGATGATATTGAGGATATTACCGTTCTGAAAGGCGCTACGGCGGCCGCATTGTACGGTTCCCGGGCCAAAAACGGTGCTATTCTCATCACCACCAAATCCGGGAAGGGCAACAAAGGGCTGGGCGTGGAATTCAATACCAACAACACGTTTGAAGTACCCTTTTTTCTCTGGGAACTCCAGAAGGAGTACGGTCAGGGGTATGGCGGGGTCAAACCGGCGAGCCAGCAGGATGCGGCCAACCACGGTCAAAACCACTGGGGATCACGGTACGACGGTTCGGAGACGATTCAACTCGACGGGGTAAAAAGGCCGTATTCGTACGTAAAAGATCAGGTACTCGAAGACTTCTACGGCGTCGGTCACACCAGCTCCAACAACATTTCGTTCTCGGGCGGAGGGGATAAAGGCAGCTTCCGGTTGGGTATTACGGACATGCGCAACAAAGGCATTATTCCGAATGCAACCATGCGGAGAAACAACATCAGCCTGGGCCTTAATCAGAGCATCTCCAAAAACCTGAACCTGTCGGCCAACGTCGACTACGTCAACGAGCGTGTTGACAACCGGTACGTTTTTACGGGCACTTCCAGTAACAGCGCCGGAACTATCCTGTACGTGAACAGCAACATGCCGACGAGTGCGCTCTCGCCGGGTTACACCGAAGACTTCAAGGAAAAGGTGCTGGGCACGGATTTAAACGCGACCAACCCCTACTACACCCTCAACCGCATTAAAAACCGGACCGACAAGGACCGCTTTATCTCCACCGTTAACATACGGTATAACCTGTTCGACTGGCTGTTTATTCAGGCAAAAGCCGGGCAGGATTATTACAGTTTCATGGCCAACAAACTGGTTCCCGAAGGAACCGGCTACCGACCCAATGGTCAGCTTGATCAAATTCAGCAGAACTTCTGGGAGCGGAACTTCGAAGGGATGATTGGGTTCAACAAGAGTCTGAATAAAGATTTTGATCTGGCCGTAAACCTGGGCGGAAACCTGATGGCGCAGCACCGGTACACCACCACCATTGTCGGCTCCGGTTTTGCGGTTCCTCAGTTGCACGTAATCAACAACACCGTCAACCGGAACACCACCACGGCAACGTTCGATAAAAAGATCAACTCGGTATTTGCCACCGCCGAGCTAAGTTACCGCAACTACCTGTACCTGAACCTGACGGGCCGAAACGACTGGTTCTCAACGCTGAATCCTCAGTCGAACAATTTCTTTTACCCCTCGGCCGGGGTGAGTTTCGTGTTCTCGCAGGCGCTCAGCCTGCCCCAGGCCATCAGCTTCGGAAAGCTCCGGGTGGCGTATGCTGCGGTGGGCGGAGATACCGACCCGTACCTGCTCAATCTGACCTATGGCCTGCTGCCGTACAGTTACAACGGCCGTTCGCTCGGGACCATCAACCAGTTTACTGTACCCAACAGCCGGTTAAGGCCCCTGAGCGTCAACGAATTTGAGGCCGGTCTGGACCTGCGATTATTCAACAACCGGCTGGGCTTTGACATTGCGGCCTACAACAAATTGACGACCAACGATATTGCCGTCGAAAGCATTTCCTCCACCACCGGTTATTCGGGGGTGTCGGTCAATGTGGGCGAAATCCGGAACCGGGGCATCGAGTTGCTAACGACCGTAAAACCGGTTACGACCTCAAACTTTAGCTGGGACGTTTCGTTTAACCTGGCTTACAACAAAAGCCAGGTGCTGAAGATTTCGAATACCTCCAATGAGCTGATTCTGGCGACTTCTACCAAAGCTTTCATCAAACACGTAGAAGGGGAGGAGTACTCGCAGATTGTCGGGCGGACCATCAAACGCAATGAGCAGGGACAGGATATCATCGACGCGACTGGCCTGCCCATCGTCCCGGCCAACGTGGTTTCCTTTGGTTCGGGTATTCATAAATACACGACGGGGCTGATCAATACCTTCACGTACAAGTCGCTGACGCTATCGGCTCAGGTTGACGGCAAATTTGGCGGCAAGATTTATTCGGAAACCAATTACAGCCTCGACCACCGCGGAATGTCGCCCAAGTCGCTACTGGGCCGGGAAGCCGGGGCGATTCTGCCCGGTGTTACCGAAAGCGGGGAGGTGAACAACGTGCTGGTAACGGCAGACCGGGTTAACAACCGGGCCATCATCGTCCGCCGACGCGATGCCCTGGATGACTACATTTACGACGCCAGTTTCATCAAACTGCGGTACGTGTCGCTGACCTACAACCTGCCGAAAGCCGTTTACGAGCGCATTGGATTCCTGAAGGGGGCCAGTGTGTCGCTGGTAGGTCGCAACCTGGCAATTCTGCTCAAACACACGCCCGGCCTGGACCCTGAAACCAACATATCGGCGGGCAATGATCAGGGGATCGAATCCACGGCCTTACCACCCACCAGAAGTTACGGTTTCAACGTGAACTTGAAATTCTAG